DNA from Pelobacter propionicus DSM 2379:
ATGCCAAAACGGGCCTGCGGCACGGTGGTGGCGACGATCTCATACAGATCCTCGGCCGTCTTTATGAAGTGGCTCTGTCCGAGGATGATGTTGCACCCCTCGGGATACTCGATCTTGACGGCATGCATTTCAAGGTTCATGGGATACCCCCTTCTATGGATGTGCTTCTGGGTTGGCGGTTTACGACCTGACAATCAGCTTATGGCTTGAGGGGCTGTCCGCTCACCACCCCTCTGCCCCCACCAGGGGAACGAAACGAACTCCACAGAGTTCTTCGCTGCGATAGTCATCTTCCCCCTGCCGGCGAACACGGATGAGATTCTGCAGAAATGACGATGCACCCACCGGAATGACCAGCCGCCCCCCCACGACAAGCTGCCGGAGGAGCGGCTTCGGTACAGCGGGCGCCCCGGCCGTGACAACGATGGCATCGTAGGGGGCATGCTCCGGCCACCCCAGGGTACCGTCCCCTTCAAAGACTTCAACATTGTTGTAGCCCAGGCTCTCCAGGCGCTGGCGTGCGCCGCGGGCCAACTCCTCCAGACGCTCCACGCTGTAGACGGTATGGACGATGCGGCTGAGCACAGCAGCGGCATAGCCCGAACCGGTGCCGATCTCCAGGACCCGGTCCGAACTCGACAATTCAAGCGCTTCGGTCATGTAAGCCACGATGTAGGGCTGCGAGATGGTCTGCCCTCCGTCGATGGGCAGCGGATGGTCCTCGTAGGCCAGTTCCCGCATCCCCTGATCGACGAACGCCTCGCGGGGCACCTGACGCATGGCCGCCAGCACGGCGGGGTCACGGATTCCGCGCCCCATCAGCTGTTCGCTGATCATGATCTCGCGCCGGTACTCCTGATTTCTGAGAGAAGGACAATTCATAGGACAACGGTAGCGCATTACCGGCAATTAGCAATCGGGGGCGGCCGGTCCGCCACAACGGGGCAGTGATGGCGACCGCGGCGCCGTCTGATATACTCTGGCACATATCCCCGCCATGGAGAACGTCATGGTTTCTGGACACGGCCATGACCATTGACCGGAAAACAGAGGGCTGTCGATCCTGCTCTGCTCCCTGGCAAGCCTCGCCTGCGCCAACCTGCGACTGTTGCTGCGGCAGACCTGCACTTCCGGGACTCTCCGGTCAGGGGGATGAAACGCACTGCTCAACGTCGGGAAACCCCCTCCGTTTGGCGATCAGCGGCAGGATCAACCGGTTTGAAATACCAGGCTCCTCAAGCAAGATCATCAACAGGACAGAGTGGAAGCTGACCGGCACGACTACTCGCGCCGCATCGGGGAGACATACCATGATCGTCGTCGAGATATTCAAGGGAAAATCCATCAGCGAACACCGGGTGGAGATCGTGGAACGGAAGGGAACCGGTCACCCGGACCAGATCTGCGACTCGGTCATGGAGGCGATCTCCATCGCCCTCAGCCGCGAGTACCTGGAGCGCTTCGGGACGATCCTGCACCACAACATCGACAAGGGGCTCCTGGCTGCCGGGCGCACCGAGAAGCGCTTCGGCGGCGGCAGGGTCATCCGCCCCATGGAACTGATCATCGGCGATCGGGCCACCTTCACGGCAGACGGACAGGAGATCGCCGTGGGAGACATCGCCGTGGCGGCAGCCAAGGAATGGATCAGCAAGAACCTGCGCTTCGTGGACCCGGAGCGGCACGTGCGCTACCGGGTCGCCCTGGCGCCCGGATCCGATGAGCTGGCAGACATCTTTGCGCGCCCCGGCCAGGTGAGGGTGGCCAACGACACCTCGGCGGCGGTGGGGTATTACCCCTTAAGTCCCACGGAAAAGGTCGTCATGGGGATGGAACGATACCTGAACAGCCCGGAGTTCAAGCAACGCTTCCCCCAGAGTGGCGAGGACATCAAGGTGATGGGTGCGCGCTCGGGGAGGGATCTGGATCTGACCGTGGCCATGCCGCTCCTGGCTGGCCAGGTTCGCTCGGAAGGGGAATATTTCGACATTAAGGCGGCCATACGGGCGGAAATGGAGGAGGTCGCGGAGAGGTTCGCCGGCTTCAGGCGCATCAGGGTGCGTTACAACACCCTGGATGTGGTGGGACGGGGGCTGGGAGGGGCCTACCTGAGCCTCTTGGGCACGTCGGCCGAGGACGCCGACTCGGGGCAGGTGGGGCGGGGTAATCGCGTCAACGGCCTGATTTCCCTGAACAGGCCCATGGGGACCGAGGCGGCTGCCGGGAAGAACCCGGTCAGCCACGTGGGAAAGATCTATAACGTGCTGGCCCATTGCATGGCGCGGGAGATCCACCAGAATATCGAGGGGGTCAAGGAGGTGTATGTCCTGCTGCTGAGCAGGATCGGCAGCCCCATCGACCAGCCCCAGTTGGCCACGGCCCAGTTGCTGCTGGAAAAGGGGCGGCGGATCAACGAGATCTCCAGGAGGGTGGAGGCTGTCTTTGAGCGGCAATTCGCGGAGATCGGCACCTTCTGTTCGGCCCTGGCGCGGGGGGAATACCCGATCAGTTAAGATACGCTTCAGCGGCGCCCCGCGTTCCGCTGCGGCCGGGCAGCGGGGATCAGGCCAGGACCCCGCCTGTTTCGAAGCAGACGGTTTGGTCGGCGATGCGGGCAACCTGCTCCAGGTAGTGGGAGACCACCAGAATGCACAGGTTCTCTTTCAGGCCGATCAGCAACTCCTCGATGACGGCGGTGGAAGCGCGGTCAAGGGAGGAGGTCGGCTCGTCCAGCAGCAGCACCTCGGGCTCCAGCACCAGGGCGCGCGCGATGCAGAGACGCTGCTGCTGCCCTCCCGACAGCGTGCGGGCATCATCTTTCAGCCGGTCCTTGACCTCGTTCCACAGATTGGCAACCGTCAGTACCTGTTCGAGCCGCTCCTCCATGAACCGGCTGTTCTTCTCGCCCGCTATCTTCAGGGGAAAGAGGATGTTGCGGCGAATGCTCATGGGCAGCGGATTGGGCGTCTGAAACACCATCCCCACTTTTTTTCTCAACTCCGTCAGCGGCATGGAACTGGCGTACACGTCACGGAATACGCCTTGCAGCTTGATCACCACCGTCCCGGTCATCTCTGTTTCCGGAATATTCTCCCAGAGCCGGTTGAGCGTCATCAGAAAGGTGGACTTGCCCACGCCCGAGGGGCCGGTGAGCGCCGTAATGGCATTGTCGGCACAGTCCAGGGATACGTTGTTCAGCACCGTGCGGCCGCGATAGGAAAAACCGAGCCTCTTGACCCGGATCTTGGTGGTATCAGTCATTGCAGGTTTCATGGCCTCCGGAATGCGACATGGCTCACACCCTTCCTGATGCCCAGGGCCAGCAGGAAGAGCAGGGCGCAGAGTAGCACAAGGATGATGGCGGCCCCGTATCCCCGTGAGAGTTCATCGGGATCGGAGTACTGGGACGAAATATAGTAGATGTAAAACGGCAGCGCCTCATAGGGTGATAGCAGCGATCGGGGAAGGCCTGCCGAAGCCACGGCGCCGGTGAGCATGATCACCGCGGTGTCCTCGGCGCAGCGGCCAATGGCCAGGATAACGCCGCTCATGATCCCCGAAAAAGAGCGCGGCAGCAGCACCAGCGCGATGTTCTGCAACCTCGTGGCCCCCAGGGCCAGGGCCGTCAGGCGGGTCTCCCGGGGGATGCCCTCCAGAGCCGTCTGCGTCGTGCGGATGATGTAGGGCAGCACCAGGAAGGAGAGCGCCAGACTGGAAACGAGAATACAGGGCTTGATGGCATCGGAATAGTGCCGGTGAAGAAATACCGTCAGGGAAAAGCCGAACAACCCGACGACGATCGACGGCATACCTGACAGGATATCGAAGACCAGGTTGAGCGCCGTGCGGGAGAAGACGCCAGCATACTCGGCAAGATAGATCCCGGTGGCGATTCCCACCGGGATGGCCCAGGCGATGGACAGGGTTACCAGAACGACGGTACCGGCAAGTGCCGGAAACAGCCCGTCGAACACCCGCTCCTTAAGCAGGAGCGCTCCCAGGGGAGAGGCTTCGCCAAACAGCAGGGAAAGAGTGATGGATTCGTGGCCGTTCCAGACCAGATAGCCTATGATCAGCAGCACGGAAGAGACAAGGAGCAGACCGGCTGCCCAAGAGAAGACGATGACCATACGTTCGGCGATACATACCTTTTTCACCGCTGCTCTCCCCCTGTGCGGCCCCAGGCGCGGACGGCAACCGTCACCAGCATGGTAAACAGGTAGAGCACCACGCCGCAGGTGAAGATCGACCTGAATTCGGGGCTTTCGTAATCGGCCGCGATCACCAGGGCGATGTGCGCCGTAAGGGTCCTGGCCGAATCCAACACCGATCCCGGCATGCGGATGGAATTGCCGGCAATCATCAGCGCGATCAGCGTATCGCCCACCGCACGTCCCAGAGCGAGAATCACGCCCATCAGCATGCCGCTCCGCGCGGAGGGAAGCATGACATGGACCAGCTTCTGCACCCGGCTCGCCCCCAGTGCATCGGCGGCATCCAGGTAGGAACGGGGTATCCTGTCAAAGCTGTCACAGAAGAAGAGGGTCATGGTGGGAGAGATCATGACCCCAAGCATCAGGGAGGCGGCCAGGATGCACATGCCCGACCCGTACTGAAACAGCTCACGCAGCACCGGAACAAGGAGGAAGATGCCGACGAACCCGTAAATAACCGTCGGGATCCCGGTCATCAGCTGGATCAGGCGTCGCAGCGCACCGCCGACCCCTTGCGGGGCGATGACCGTGACCAGGAAGGAACTGCCCAGGCTCAAGGGGAGGGAGAAGGCAACACTCAAAAGGGAGATCGCAGCAGTGGTTACGATCATGGGAAGGATTCCGTAGGAGCCCTGGAAGGGGTCCCAAGGCGTGAACAGCAGCTGCAGAAGTCCTCCTCCCCGCATGGCGGGAAGCCCCATGTACACCATGAAGGCCAGAATCACCAGGGTTATGGATGAGCTTGCCAGTGCGGAGAGGAGAAAAAACCTCTCCGCAAGCAGTTCCCTGATTTTTTTCATCGGACCGGGATAAATCCGTGTTTCCTGATGATCGCCTTCCCGGCTGAAGTACGCAGATAGTCGATGAATTTCTTCGTGATGCCGGAAGGTTCTCCCCTGGTATTGCTGTACAGTCCGCGGGAGATGCCATAGCTGCCGTCCTGCACGGTCCTGATCATCGGCGTGACGCCGTCAAGGCTGACCGCCGACACGGTCCGGTCGATATGCCCCACCGAAACATAGCCGATGCCATAGGGATCCTTTGCCACGGCCGATTTCATGGCGCCGTTTGACACCACCACATTGGCAGCAGAAGAGATCTGCCCCTTGCCGAGCCCCTTCTCCCAGAACACTTCGCGGGTTCCGCTGGCCTCATCGCGGGTGTAGAGGTTGATCCTGCGGTCAGTGCCACCCAGCTGTTTCCAGTTGTCTATCTTTCCGGAAAAGACCTCGGCAAGCTGGCCTTTTGTCAGTTTTGTGACGCGATTCTTGGGGTTCACCACCGGCGCCACACCGTCCACTGCCCACTGATAGACCCTGAGCTGATAGCGGGCGATTTCGTCCCCGGTCGGCTTTCTGCCGCTATTGCCGATGTTGACCAGTCCCTCACCCACCTGCTTGATGCCCACACCGGAGCCTCCGCCGGCGATGCTGATCTGAATCTCGGGGTTCACGGTCATGATCTTCTGGGCGGCCTCCTTCATGACCGGGATGTGCGCGGTTCCCCCGGAGATCTTCAACTCCCCCCTTTCGTTCTTGAACGAATCGAGTTCTCCCGAAAAAACCGGAAGGGCGGACAGTACCAGGGCAGCCAGTGAAAGCGCCACGCGTACCAGGGCTGTTTTCTTCATTCTCTCCTCCTTTGCGAAATGACTTGCGAAGGGGGGAGGCTAGCAAATACGCCATGCGATGTCAAACAGCTTCAAAACGGCACAACCGGTACCCGGGGTCAGCCCAATCCCGGATTCACCGGACGGGAGCTTCCCGCGCGAAGAGCGGCAATTGACACATCACCCCCGTCATGGCAGAATGCACCAGATTCCACCTAGGGAGCCCCGACGTTTATGAAACACAAAACCGTCTCAGGATCACGCAAAACCACCCGCATGCTTGAAATCAAGCCGGTGCGCGGCTATGCACGGACAGCATCCATGCCGGAGGGGCACGTCTAGGTATCCTGAACCAGAGCACCTCAACCCCACCGGCCACAGCCGGTGGGGTTTTTTTGTATCCTGAATACGGGGGCGACCGTACCGGCATTCACCCTGCCACCGCTCCACCCAGTTCGGTCAGGGAGGGTGCGCTCCATCCTCTCCGTTGCGCACTCAACTGAAAATACATACACGGACGACGCCATATCCGCCGACCAGGGCGGAACAACCACCATATACAGAAGGAGAGTTTTATCGTGAAAAAACACACCACACAGAGACAGATTTTCATTACTGATTTCGACATGCAGCGCCTGGAGGAGTTGATCGAGGGCGCGAAAGCCAGGGTATCCCGCGACAGCCGCAACATCGTGGAGCTCGAGCAGGAGTTGCACCGAGCGGACGTGGTGGCTCCCGACGGCATTCCGCCCGACGTGATCACCATGAACTCGCGCGTCTGCCTTCAGGATATGGATTCCGGGGAAGAGCTGGTCTATACGCTGGTCTTTCCGGGGGACGCCAACCTGGAAAGCGGCAGGATTTCCGTGCTCGCGCCGGTTGGCACCGCCATGATCGGCTACCGCACCGGCGACCGCATCAGCTGGCCCGTTCCCGGAGGAACGAAAAAGCTGAAGGTCAAAAAGGTCCTCTACCAGCCTGAAGCGGCCGGCGACTTCCATCTCTAGCGGCGCCGGCATGCCACGGGCGGAGCAGGAGCACGAAAAGACGCTCCCCGACTCCGCCTATGGCAGCCCGGCATTTCCATTCAGTTCGTCCGTTCCAGTTCCTTCTCCATCTCCAGCACCCTGAGGGTGATCTTCATGACCGAGTCCGGGTTGAGAGAGATGGAGTCGATCCCTTCCCTGACCAGGAAGGCGGCGAACTCGGGATAGTCGCTGGGAGCCTGGCCGCAGATACCGCTGTGGCGGTGATTGCGCCGGGCACCCTCGATCACCTTGGCCACTGAGCGCATCACCCCCGGGTCCCGCTCATCGAAGACATGGGCCACCAGGGCCGAATCCCGGTCCACCCCCAGGGTGAGCTGGGTCAGGTCGTTGGAGCCGATGGAGAAACCGTCGAAGAGCCTGCTGAATTCGTCGATCAGGATGACGTTGTTGGGGATTTCGCACATGACGTACACCATGAGACCGTTCTCCCCCCGCGTGAGCCCGTTCTTCTCCATCTCGGCAAGAACCTTCTCCCCCTCCCCCACCGTACGACAGAAGGGGATCATGGGAATCACGTTGACCAGCCCCATCTGGTCGCGGACCCGCTTCAGGGCCTGGCACTCCAGGGCGAACCCCTCCCGATAGCGCTCGTCGTAATAGCGCGAGGCGCCGCGGAAGCCGATCATGGGGTTCTCCTCCTCCGGCTCGAAAGCCCTGCCGCCGATCAGGCTGGCGTACTCGTTGCTTTTGAAATCGGAGAGCCGCACCACCACCGGCCTGGGGTAGAAGGGAGCGGCGATGGTGGCGATCCCGCCGGCCAGTTGCTCCACGAAATACTCTTCCCGCGGGCTGAACGCGGCGGTGAGACGCTCGATCTCCCGGCGCTCCTCCTCGCCCGCGATCCGCTCGGGATGGACCAGCGCCATGGGGTGGATCTTGATGTAGGTGGTGATGATAAACTCCATGCGGGCCAGCCCGACGCCGTCATTGGGAATCCTGGCCAGGGCGAAGGCCTCATCCGGGTTACCC
Protein-coding regions in this window:
- a CDS encoding protein-L-isoaspartate(D-aspartate) O-methyltransferase — protein: MRYRCPMNCPSLRNQEYRREIMISEQLMGRGIRDPAVLAAMRQVPREAFVDQGMRELAYEDHPLPIDGGQTISQPYIVAYMTEALELSSSDRVLEIGTGSGYAAAVLSRIVHTVYSVERLEELARGARQRLESLGYNNVEVFEGDGTLGWPEHAPYDAIVVTAGAPAVPKPLLRQLVVGGRLVIPVGASSFLQNLIRVRRQGEDDYRSEELCGVRFVPLVGAEGW
- a CDS encoding methionine adenosyltransferase, yielding MIVVEIFKGKSISEHRVEIVERKGTGHPDQICDSVMEAISIALSREYLERFGTILHHNIDKGLLAAGRTEKRFGGGRVIRPMELIIGDRATFTADGQEIAVGDIAVAAAKEWISKNLRFVDPERHVRYRVALAPGSDELADIFARPGQVRVANDTSAAVGYYPLSPTEKVVMGMERYLNSPEFKQRFPQSGEDIKVMGARSGRDLDLTVAMPLLAGQVRSEGEYFDIKAAIRAEMEEVAERFAGFRRIRVRYNTLDVVGRGLGGAYLSLLGTSAEDADSGQVGRGNRVNGLISLNRPMGTEAAAGKNPVSHVGKIYNVLAHCMAREIHQNIEGVKEVYVLLLSRIGSPIDQPQLATAQLLLEKGRRINEISRRVEAVFERQFAEIGTFCSALARGEYPIS
- a CDS encoding phosphate ABC transporter ATP-binding protein, with protein sequence MKPAMTDTTKIRVKRLGFSYRGRTVLNNVSLDCADNAITALTGPSGVGKSTFLMTLNRLWENIPETEMTGTVVIKLQGVFRDVYASSMPLTELRKKVGMVFQTPNPLPMSIRRNILFPLKIAGEKNSRFMEERLEQVLTVANLWNEVKDRLKDDARTLSGGQQQRLCIARALVLEPEVLLLDEPTSSLDRASTAVIEELLIGLKENLCILVVSHYLEQVARIADQTVCFETGGVLA
- the pstA gene encoding phosphate ABC transporter permease PstA; this translates as MKKVCIAERMVIVFSWAAGLLLVSSVLLIIGYLVWNGHESITLSLLFGEASPLGALLLKERVFDGLFPALAGTVVLVTLSIAWAIPVGIATGIYLAEYAGVFSRTALNLVFDILSGMPSIVVGLFGFSLTVFLHRHYSDAIKPCILVSSLALSFLVLPYIIRTTQTALEGIPRETRLTALALGATRLQNIALVLLPRSFSGIMSGVILAIGRCAEDTAVIMLTGAVASAGLPRSLLSPYEALPFYIYYISSQYSDPDELSRGYGAAIILVLLCALLFLLALGIRKGVSHVAFRRP
- the pstC gene encoding phosphate ABC transporter permease subunit PstC, coding for MKKIRELLAERFFLLSALASSSITLVILAFMVYMGLPAMRGGGLLQLLFTPWDPFQGSYGILPMIVTTAAISLLSVAFSLPLSLGSSFLVTVIAPQGVGGALRRLIQLMTGIPTVIYGFVGIFLLVPVLRELFQYGSGMCILAASLMLGVMISPTMTLFFCDSFDRIPRSYLDAADALGASRVQKLVHVMLPSARSGMLMGVILALGRAVGDTLIALMIAGNSIRMPGSVLDSARTLTAHIALVIAADYESPEFRSIFTCGVVLYLFTMLVTVAVRAWGRTGGEQR
- a CDS encoding phosphate ABC transporter substrate-binding protein; the protein is MKKTALVRVALSLAALVLSALPVFSGELDSFKNERGELKISGGTAHIPVMKEAAQKIMTVNPEIQISIAGGGSGVGIKQVGEGLVNIGNSGRKPTGDEIARYQLRVYQWAVDGVAPVVNPKNRVTKLTKGQLAEVFSGKIDNWKQLGGTDRRINLYTRDEASGTREVFWEKGLGKGQISSAANVVVSNGAMKSAVAKDPYGIGYVSVGHIDRTVSAVSLDGVTPMIRTVQDGSYGISRGLYSNTRGEPSGITKKFIDYLRTSAGKAIIRKHGFIPVR
- the rnk gene encoding nucleoside diphosphate kinase regulator is translated as MKKHTTQRQIFITDFDMQRLEELIEGAKARVSRDSRNIVELEQELHRADVVAPDGIPPDVITMNSRVCLQDMDSGEELVYTLVFPGDANLESGRISVLAPVGTAMIGYRTGDRISWPVPGGTKKLKVKKVLYQPEAAGDFHL